A window of Longispora fulva contains these coding sequences:
- a CDS encoding ABC transporter permease, translating to MIIRFLIRRLLELTGTLVAASFLVFGAVYLAPGKPETFLLGGRSATPEAKAAIRAQYHLDDPFLVQYYKWLGQVLTGDLGRSVQYRRPVLGLIEARLPSTLLLIAMALVLVVVFGIGLGWLSALRGGATDKAVLVGTSVAVGTPSFVAAIVLIWLFSVSLGWFPSTGSGAGLADMVYHLTLPATALALYWVGVLARVTRTTMLDEMGRDHVTVARSRGIGESAVIRRHVFRNALGGIATMSGLTVSGLVVSTVLVEAAFGLGGLGNLLQSSVSVKDFPVVQAISLLIVALFVVVNLVVDLTFPLIDPRVRLGARSTL from the coding sequence ATGATCATCCGGTTCCTGATCCGTCGGCTCCTGGAGCTGACAGGGACGCTGGTGGCCGCGTCGTTCCTCGTGTTCGGCGCGGTCTACCTGGCCCCCGGCAAGCCGGAGACCTTCCTGCTGGGCGGCCGCTCGGCCACCCCCGAGGCGAAGGCCGCCATCCGGGCGCAGTACCACCTCGACGACCCGTTCCTCGTGCAGTACTACAAGTGGCTCGGGCAGGTGCTGACCGGGGATCTCGGCCGGTCGGTGCAGTACCGCCGCCCGGTCCTGGGGCTGATCGAGGCGCGGCTGCCGAGCACGCTCCTGCTGATCGCGATGGCGCTGGTACTCGTCGTGGTGTTCGGGATCGGACTCGGCTGGCTCAGCGCACTGCGGGGCGGGGCCACCGACAAGGCGGTCCTGGTCGGCACGTCCGTCGCCGTGGGCACCCCGTCGTTCGTCGCGGCGATCGTGCTGATCTGGCTGTTCTCGGTCAGCCTCGGCTGGTTCCCCAGCACCGGCAGCGGGGCGGGACTCGCCGACATGGTCTACCACCTGACCCTGCCCGCCACGGCGCTGGCGCTGTACTGGGTCGGCGTCCTCGCCCGGGTCACCCGCACCACGATGCTCGACGAGATGGGCCGCGACCACGTCACCGTCGCCCGCAGCCGGGGCATCGGCGAGAGCGCCGTGATCCGCCGGCACGTGTTCCGCAACGCGCTGGGCGGCATCGCCACCATGAGCGGCCTGACCGTGTCCGGTCTCGTGGTCAGCACCGTGCTGGTCGAGGCGGCGTTCGGACTCGGCGGGCTCGGCAACCTCCTGCAGTCGTCGGTGTCCGTGAAGGACTTCCCCGTCGTGCAGGCCATCTCCCTGCTGATCGTCGCGTTGTTCGTCGTGGTGAACCTGGTCGTCGACCTGACGTTCCCCCTGATCGACCCGAGGGTACGGCTCGGCGCGAGGAGCACCCTGTGA
- a CDS encoding ABC transporter permease, whose protein sequence is MTTTIVNRRPGFGRLRTRRPWLYLTCLAFAALVFLVAVAAPWLAPADPNAADLGAALTGPSPDHLLGADEAGRDVLSRLILGARTALFGPLGVVVFSTVLGVAVGVAAGWRGGWLDSVLSRGSELLLAFPGLLLAILFVALYGDGLLAPVLALSLAYLPYVSRLARSMTLVERERPYLAAYRVQGFSGLSICLRHLVPNIAPVVLAQCTLNFGYALLDLAALSYLGLGVAPLTPDWGMMVNTGQSAVLQGQPLSAIIPGAAIVATVVAFNVVGEHWADKVARRHR, encoded by the coding sequence GTGACCACGACCATCGTGAACCGCCGCCCCGGCTTCGGCCGCCTGCGCACCCGGCGACCGTGGCTGTACCTGACCTGCCTCGCCTTCGCGGCCCTCGTCTTCCTGGTCGCGGTGGCCGCGCCCTGGCTGGCCCCGGCCGACCCCAACGCCGCGGACCTCGGCGCCGCGCTCACCGGACCGTCCCCCGACCACCTGCTCGGCGCGGACGAAGCGGGCCGCGACGTGCTGTCACGCCTCATCCTGGGCGCCCGCACCGCCCTGTTCGGGCCGCTGGGCGTCGTGGTCTTCTCCACCGTGCTCGGCGTCGCCGTCGGCGTCGCGGCCGGCTGGAGGGGCGGCTGGCTGGACTCGGTGCTGTCGCGCGGCAGCGAACTGCTGCTCGCGTTCCCCGGCCTGCTGCTGGCGATCCTGTTCGTCGCGCTGTACGGCGACGGCCTCCTCGCCCCCGTCCTCGCCCTGTCGCTGGCCTATCTGCCCTACGTCAGCAGGCTCGCGCGCAGCATGACCCTCGTCGAACGCGAACGCCCGTACCTGGCCGCCTACCGGGTGCAGGGCTTCTCGGGGCTGTCCATCTGCCTGCGGCACCTCGTCCCCAACATCGCGCCGGTGGTCCTGGCCCAGTGCACCCTCAACTTCGGGTACGCCCTGCTGGACCTCGCCGCACTGTCCTACCTCGGCCTGGGCGTCGCTCCCCTGACCCCCGACTGGGGCATGATGGTCAATACCGGGCAGAGCGCCGTACTGCAGGGCCAGCCCCTGTCCGCCATCATCCCGGGTGCCGCGATCGTCGCGACGGTCGTCGCCTTCAATGTCGTCGGCGAACACTGGGCCGACAAGGTCGCCAGGAGGCACCGTTGA
- a CDS encoding ABC transporter ATP-binding protein, producing MNTLEIEELRLTLPGTARPVLNGVTLAVGAGETVALVGESGSGKTLTSRAALGFLPRDAEVTGVVRVAGKDLLTMTPEELRGVRALTVSMIFQEPRTSLNPLRRIGDFLTEGLRTNLHWTAQRAGDRARELLDAVGLDDRVLRQYPHELSGGMLQRVTIAAALMSDPALLLADEPTTALDVTTQAEIVALLADLRTRFQTALLFVTHDLHLAAAISDRVCVMYAGRIVESGPADALFDKPRHPYTAALLGSTPRLDHPRKRLDAISGQPPDLRTALSGCPFAARCPHATDLCRAETPASTPVDGGTVACHHHELLSLEGI from the coding sequence TTGAACACCCTGGAGATCGAGGAACTCCGGCTCACCCTGCCCGGCACCGCCCGGCCCGTCCTGAACGGGGTCACCCTCGCGGTCGGGGCCGGCGAGACGGTCGCGCTGGTCGGAGAGTCCGGGTCGGGGAAGACCCTGACGTCGCGGGCCGCGCTCGGCTTCCTGCCCCGCGACGCGGAGGTCACCGGCGTCGTCCGGGTCGCCGGCAAGGACCTGCTGACCATGACCCCCGAGGAGCTGCGCGGCGTGCGGGCCCTCACCGTGTCGATGATCTTCCAGGAGCCGCGTACCTCGCTCAACCCGCTCCGCCGGATCGGCGACTTCCTGACCGAGGGCCTGCGGACGAACCTGCACTGGACCGCCCAGCGGGCCGGGGACCGGGCGCGGGAACTCCTCGACGCCGTCGGGCTCGACGACCGGGTGCTGCGGCAGTACCCGCACGAGCTGTCCGGCGGGATGCTGCAACGCGTCACCATCGCCGCGGCGTTGATGTCCGACCCGGCGCTGCTGCTCGCCGACGAGCCGACGACCGCCCTGGACGTCACCACCCAGGCGGAGATCGTCGCCCTGCTCGCCGACCTGCGGACCCGGTTTCAGACCGCGCTGCTGTTCGTCACCCACGACCTGCACCTCGCCGCCGCGATCAGCGACCGGGTGTGCGTGATGTACGCCGGCCGGATCGTCGAGTCCGGGCCGGCGGACGCGCTGTTCGACAAGCCCCGGCATCCGTACACGGCGGCGCTGCTCGGCTCGACCCCGCGGCTCGACCACCCCCGAAAACGGCTCGACGCGATATCCGGTCAGCCGCCGGACCTGCGCACCGCCCTGTCCGGCTGCCCCTTCGCCGCCCGCTGCCCGCACGCCACCGACCTGTGCCGCGCGGAGACGCCGGCCAGCACGCCGGTCGACGGCGGGACGGTGGCCTGCCACCACCACGAGCTGCTGTCCCTGGAAGGGATCTGA
- a CDS encoding ABC transporter ATP-binding protein: protein MAETVLEVSGLRRTYGAARAVDDVSFTLAAGGALGVVGESGSGKTTTARIIVGLERADSGTVTVGGHQRTGRPVGRAARLRWAREVQMVFQDPYLSLDPRISVGGALAETLRLHFPGADHRTRIAELLDQVGLGGREASALPHQLSGGQRQRVTIARALAVQPAVLVLDEAVAALDVSVQAQILNLLGDLRAELGVGYLFITHDLGVVRTVTDDVVVMRQGRVVEAGPTDRVLAEPEHPYTRLLLESVPRPGWDPRRIAEARRALG, encoded by the coding sequence ATGGCTGAGACCGTGCTCGAGGTGTCGGGACTGCGCAGGACCTACGGGGCCGCGCGCGCGGTCGACGACGTGTCCTTCACCCTCGCGGCGGGCGGCGCGCTGGGCGTCGTCGGCGAGTCCGGGTCGGGCAAGACGACGACAGCCCGGATCATCGTCGGCCTGGAGCGGGCCGACTCCGGAACGGTGACCGTCGGCGGACACCAACGGACCGGACGGCCGGTCGGCCGCGCCGCGCGCCTGCGGTGGGCGCGTGAGGTCCAGATGGTCTTCCAGGACCCCTACCTGTCGCTGGACCCCCGGATCAGCGTCGGCGGCGCGCTCGCCGAAACCCTGCGGCTGCACTTCCCCGGCGCCGACCACCGGACCCGCATCGCCGAACTGCTCGACCAGGTCGGACTGGGCGGGCGGGAGGCCTCGGCGCTGCCGCACCAGCTCTCCGGCGGGCAACGCCAACGGGTCACGATCGCCCGCGCCCTGGCCGTGCAGCCGGCGGTCCTCGTCCTCGACGAGGCGGTCGCGGCGCTGGACGTGTCCGTCCAGGCCCAGATCCTCAACCTCCTCGGTGACCTGCGCGCCGAGCTCGGCGTCGGATACCTGTTCATCACCCACGACCTCGGAGTGGTACGCACCGTGACCGACGACGTGGTGGTGATGCGCCAGGGCCGGGTCGTCGAGGCCGGGCCGACCGACCGGGTCCTCGCCGAGCCGGAGCACCCCTACACCCGGCTCCTCCTGGAGTCCGTCCCGCGGCCCGGCTGGGATCCGCGCCGGATCGCCGAGGCCCGCCGCGCGCTCGGCTAG
- a CDS encoding sensor histidine kinase: MRTKSGVTSQVLVDLGLLAVAGAAVAVLFGWADDWLVDSLLTEHPAARWIVAGGAVLAVLIRRRLPATAVVVAAGLTAADPLTGGAWAIVAYAAGLRPMSAVRRCALLAASVAVPAAVAGVAMIGESAQLIQYRINAVVVTTVVCGVLPGLVGVVVGQRERLLTALRERNSSLLRAHRAAEERSRLLERSRIAREMHDLLGHRLSLIALHAGGLELASRSAGGELRSTSVLVHSTARQAMRELRGVLGVLGAEDPAAARPEPLTDTTGTKADVADLVAGSRTAGIAVDLEWTGEDLDHADPAVRRAVHRVVREALTNVHKHAASAPVAVAVRRTAHDVRIEVRNGRGGHPAPGMSGSSMGLVGLRERVRLLGGTLRAEPTATGGFAVVATVPLAAHAEPGADSAPAPDGTAGTPSQSTWARAGTAVTMAVAVIGVVGLQYLALAFVPFPGDDERAEMSEYGMSHDDFVDRYGLSSPRAEATARGHEPARPDGARCDYHYSADRSTPTTAVVHRYCFVDAELVEIQELDVALPTE; the protein is encoded by the coding sequence GTGCGGACGAAGAGCGGTGTCACCTCCCAGGTACTCGTCGACCTGGGCCTGCTCGCCGTGGCGGGCGCCGCGGTGGCGGTCCTGTTCGGCTGGGCCGACGACTGGCTCGTCGACAGCCTGCTGACGGAGCACCCCGCCGCGCGGTGGATCGTCGCCGGCGGCGCGGTCCTGGCGGTGCTGATCCGCCGCCGGCTGCCGGCCACCGCGGTCGTCGTCGCGGCCGGGTTGACCGCGGCGGACCCGTTGACCGGCGGCGCATGGGCGATCGTGGCCTACGCCGCCGGTCTGCGGCCCATGTCGGCCGTCCGGCGGTGCGCGCTGCTCGCGGCCAGCGTCGCGGTGCCCGCGGCGGTCGCCGGAGTCGCCATGATCGGCGAGAGCGCGCAGCTCATCCAGTACCGGATCAACGCCGTGGTCGTGACGACGGTCGTCTGCGGGGTCCTCCCGGGGCTGGTGGGCGTCGTCGTCGGCCAGCGCGAACGGCTGCTCACCGCGCTGCGCGAACGCAACTCCTCCCTGCTGCGGGCGCACCGGGCCGCCGAGGAGCGTTCCCGCCTGCTGGAGCGCTCCAGGATCGCCCGCGAGATGCACGACCTCCTCGGCCACCGGCTCAGCCTCATCGCCCTGCACGCCGGAGGCCTGGAACTCGCCAGCCGCTCGGCCGGCGGCGAGCTGCGGTCCACGTCGGTGCTCGTGCACTCCACCGCCCGGCAGGCGATGCGCGAACTCCGCGGCGTCCTCGGCGTCCTGGGAGCCGAGGACCCGGCGGCGGCCCGCCCGGAGCCGTTGACGGACACGACCGGCACGAAGGCGGACGTCGCCGACCTGGTCGCCGGGTCGAGGACCGCCGGCATCGCCGTGGACCTGGAATGGACCGGCGAGGACCTGGACCACGCGGACCCCGCCGTCCGGCGCGCCGTGCACCGTGTCGTCCGCGAGGCTCTGACCAACGTGCACAAACACGCCGCCTCCGCCCCGGTGGCCGTCGCCGTCCGGCGCACCGCGCACGACGTGCGAATCGAGGTGCGCAACGGCCGGGGCGGCCACCCGGCCCCCGGCATGTCCGGCAGCTCGATGGGGCTGGTCGGGCTCCGGGAACGGGTCCGGCTGCTCGGCGGGACGCTGCGCGCCGAGCCGACCGCCACCGGGGGTTTCGCCGTCGTCGCGACCGTCCCGCTGGCCGCCCACGCCGAACCCGGGGCCGACAGCGCCCCCGCCCCCGACGGGACGGCCGGCACGCCCTCGCAGAGCACCTGGGCCAGGGCCGGCACGGCCGTCACGATGGCGGTTGCCGTGATCGGCGTGGTCGGGTTGCAGTACCTGGCGCTCGCGTTCGTCCCGTTCCCCGGCGACGACGAACGGGCGGAGATGTCGGAGTACGGCATGTCCCACGACGACTTCGTCGACCGGTACGGGCTCAGCAGCCCGCGCGCGGAGGCCACGGCGCGCGGGCACGAGCCGGCCAGGCCCGACGGGGCGCGCTGCGACTACCACTACAGCGCCGACCGGTCGACGCCCACGACCGCCGTGGTGCACCGCTACTGTTTCGTCGACGCCGAGCTCGTGGAGATCCAGGAACTCGACGTCGCCCTGCCCACCGAGTGA
- a CDS encoding response regulator: MIRVMLVDDQELVRAGIRLVLKHADDIDVVAETSDGRGAAQLAVRHKVDVALLDIQMAGVDGLTAAERMAAQAPSVRVVMLTTFGEEEYLRRALRAGAVGFLLKDSTPQELIEAVRLAAAGRHVASPEITGQLIRGYLDSDPPQANPHRERLSVLTERELEILVMVGTGASNAEIGQRMFLGEGTVKAHVSRILTKLGCANRVQAAVLAHEAGLLSDS; the protein is encoded by the coding sequence ATGATCCGTGTAATGCTCGTCGACGACCAGGAACTCGTCCGCGCGGGCATCCGGCTCGTGCTCAAACACGCCGACGACATCGACGTGGTGGCGGAGACCTCCGACGGGCGCGGCGCCGCCCAACTCGCCGTGCGGCACAAGGTGGACGTCGCGCTGCTCGACATCCAGATGGCGGGCGTCGACGGGCTGACCGCCGCCGAACGGATGGCGGCCCAGGCGCCGTCCGTCCGGGTGGTCATGCTCACGACGTTCGGCGAGGAGGAGTACCTGCGCCGGGCGTTGCGGGCCGGGGCGGTGGGCTTCCTGCTCAAGGACAGCACCCCGCAGGAGCTCATCGAGGCGGTGCGGTTGGCCGCCGCCGGCCGACACGTCGCGTCGCCGGAGATCACCGGGCAGCTGATCCGCGGGTACCTGGACAGCGATCCCCCGCAGGCCAACCCGCACCGCGAGCGGCTCTCGGTCCTCACTGAGCGGGAACTCGAGATCCTCGTCATGGTCGGCACCGGGGCTTCCAACGCCGAGATCGGCCAGCGGATGTTCCTGGGCGAGGGCACGGTCAAGGCGCACGTGAGCCGGATCCTCACCAAGCTCGGCTGCGCCAACCGGGTGCAGGCCGCCGTGCTCGCGCACGAGGCGGGCCTGTTGTCCGATTCCTAG
- a CDS encoding agmatine deiminase family protein: protein MPFSLFTAVSAVTGAPPPDLETPMTGPHTSSDRTGARPSRRAVLGAMGVGAAGLAVGSLAAASPAGAAARRWRVGADDVRHARTWMSWPASRSIWGRDLNGVQDDIALIASTIAAYEPVVMCAADRYAAADARALCGGGVIVTDEIPTDDLWMRDACAVFRTDGAGGLDAVGLNFNGWGRKQRHADDARVARYVAEYASVPYSTARFVGEGGAIETDGDGTVMATESSLVNANRNPGWSRDDVEEAVLAAYGADTMIWVPGIKGKDVTDDHIDVTSRFVRPGVVMVQLPPRDRTDVWAKDAREQFAILSAATDAKGRRLQVITIEGPDKVRSRSDKFVDSYLNFHVVNGAVITAQFGDRAKDAAAKATLAAAYPGREVIQLDVDRLMTGGGGIHCSTMHEPLP, encoded by the coding sequence ATGCCGTTTTCCCTGTTCACCGCAGTGTCCGCCGTCACGGGGGCACCGCCGCCCGACCTGGAGACCCCGATGACCGGACCCCACACCTCCTCCGACCGCACCGGTGCGCGGCCGTCCCGCCGGGCCGTCCTCGGCGCGATGGGCGTCGGCGCGGCCGGCCTGGCCGTCGGTTCGCTGGCCGCGGCCTCTCCGGCGGGGGCGGCGGCCCGGCGCTGGCGGGTGGGCGCCGACGACGTGCGGCACGCGCGTACCTGGATGTCGTGGCCGGCCAGCAGGTCGATCTGGGGCCGTGATCTCAACGGGGTCCAGGACGACATCGCGTTGATCGCGAGCACGATCGCCGCGTACGAGCCGGTGGTCATGTGCGCCGCGGACCGCTACGCCGCCGCCGACGCCCGGGCCCTGTGCGGCGGCGGGGTCATTGTGACCGACGAGATCCCCACCGACGACCTGTGGATGCGCGACGCGTGCGCGGTGTTCCGCACCGACGGCGCGGGCGGGCTCGACGCGGTCGGCCTGAACTTCAACGGCTGGGGCCGCAAGCAGCGGCACGCCGACGACGCCCGGGTCGCCCGGTACGTCGCCGAGTACGCGTCGGTGCCGTACAGCACCGCGCGGTTCGTCGGCGAGGGCGGCGCGATCGAGACCGACGGCGACGGCACGGTGATGGCGACGGAGAGCAGCCTCGTCAACGCCAACCGCAACCCGGGCTGGAGCCGCGACGACGTGGAGGAGGCCGTACTGGCCGCCTACGGCGCGGACACGATGATCTGGGTGCCCGGCATCAAGGGCAAGGACGTCACCGACGACCACATCGACGTGACCTCCCGCTTCGTCCGGCCGGGCGTCGTCATGGTGCAGCTGCCCCCGCGCGACCGCACCGACGTGTGGGCGAAGGACGCGCGCGAACAGTTCGCCATCCTGTCCGCCGCGACCGACGCGAAAGGCCGCCGGTTGCAGGTGATCACGATCGAGGGGCCGGACAAGGTCCGCTCCCGCAGCGACAAGTTCGTCGACTCCTACCTCAACTTCCACGTCGTCAACGGGGCCGTGATCACCGCGCAGTTCGGCGACCGGGCGAAGGACGCGGCGGCGAAGGCCACCCTGGCCGCGGCGTATCCCGGGCGGGAGGTCATCCAGCTCGACGTGGACCGGTTGATGACCGGCGGCGGCGGCATCCACTGCTCGACCATGCACGAGCCGCTGCCCTAG
- a CDS encoding agmatine deiminase family protein translates to MSGFLLSRRTVLRSLAGVGAVALGATACSAPDDSPDTGTAQPPAGRRFGAEWEPHARTFMAWPASDGIWGRQLADVRQDIAGIARAVAGFEPVVLLARPGQEDEAQRACGSDVEVVALPVDDLWTRDTVSVFVEDAGKVMGVDFNFSGWGGKQQHANDAQVAGKVLAKYGIGRIETPVVAEGGSFETDGQGTLLVTESSVVNDNRNRGRTRQQIEADLIAALGVRKVIWFAGVRGKDITDAHVDTLVRFVAPGVVLLDKPADGTPPDVWTRAIDQARGVLKDATDARGKAIEVIDLPQPDPDRITGRGAEFVSSYVNFYVANKSVILPKFGDAAADDRAKQILRDHFPDRDVVQLKIDTIASGGGGIHCSTHDQPGG, encoded by the coding sequence ATGTCAGGTTTTCTCCTGTCTCGCCGGACGGTGCTGCGCTCGCTGGCCGGGGTCGGCGCGGTGGCACTCGGAGCGACCGCGTGCTCGGCACCGGACGACTCCCCCGACACCGGGACGGCCCAGCCCCCGGCAGGGCGGCGGTTCGGCGCCGAATGGGAGCCGCACGCGCGGACCTTCATGGCCTGGCCGGCCTCCGACGGGATCTGGGGCCGACAGCTCGCCGACGTGCGCCAGGACATCGCCGGCATCGCCCGCGCGGTCGCCGGCTTCGAGCCGGTCGTCCTCCTCGCCCGCCCCGGGCAGGAGGACGAGGCGCAGCGGGCGTGCGGCTCGGACGTGGAGGTCGTCGCGCTCCCGGTCGACGACCTGTGGACCCGCGACACCGTGTCGGTGTTCGTCGAGGACGCGGGCAAGGTCATGGGCGTGGACTTCAACTTCAGCGGCTGGGGCGGCAAACAACAGCACGCCAACGACGCGCAGGTCGCGGGCAAGGTGCTGGCCAAGTACGGCATCGGCCGGATCGAGACCCCGGTCGTCGCCGAGGGCGGCTCGTTCGAGACCGACGGGCAGGGCACGCTCCTGGTCACCGAGAGCTCCGTCGTCAACGACAACCGCAACCGGGGCCGGACCCGGCAGCAGATCGAGGCCGACCTGATCGCGGCGCTGGGCGTGCGGAAGGTGATCTGGTTCGCCGGCGTGCGCGGCAAGGACATCACCGACGCGCACGTCGACACCCTGGTCCGGTTCGTGGCCCCCGGGGTCGTCCTGCTGGACAAGCCCGCCGACGGCACGCCCCCGGACGTGTGGACCCGCGCCATCGACCAGGCCCGGGGCGTACTGAAGGACGCCACCGACGCCCGGGGCAAGGCCATCGAGGTCATCGACCTGCCGCAGCCGGACCCCGACCGGATCACCGGCCGGGGCGCGGAGTTCGTGTCCTCCTACGTCAACTTCTACGTCGCCAACAAGTCGGTGATCCTGCCCAAGTTCGGCGACGCCGCCGCCGACGACCGCGCGAAGCAGATCCTGCGCGACCACTTCCCGGACCGCGACGTCGTGCAGCTGAAGATCGACACGATCGCGTCCGGTGGCGGCGGCATTCACTGCTCGACCCACGACCAGCCCGGCGGGTGA
- a CDS encoding serine/threonine-protein kinase produces the protein MSLDPTPTLRAPSPVFPPLLPDDPREVGGYRLQAVLGSGGMGRVYLAYTPAGRPVALKTVRPEFAEDREFRARFAHEVANARRIHGLYTAQVIDAGTEDQAPWLATAYVPGPSVHQVVRDHGPLPVRTVLLLMGGIAEALQAIHRAGVVHRDLKPANVLLAADGPRVIDFGIARAADAVALTGTGLVVGSPSYIAPEQVLNRPVTPAADIFALGALAAFAAGGTPPFSGGPDSAALYRVVHEPPDLRAVPPTLHDLVLRCLAKDPGARPSPAEIIDVARRHPAVGGQLRFTEDWLPASVSADITRRADPAPHLATEAGGAHGALAGATVAGGPDPSLVGAHSTVAGGPGRSPVDASRPPVAGGPHPSLAGGSPPTVVDGAAAHVAHATARMPVDRAPVRTRPGRRRRGVAWRTVVIVAAVTAVLGIVGGIVMIDHLDRLLDGPAADSAAPPAPTVSASPGAGRVAETPAVPRYSAVYTAVTLTAPDDSYDFDIRTGTLTPAESTTWAVGHTNGEFLAPDASDAYLAPGGRLTAEECATAADQRPVTRLGFADAAPGRAFCVRSRTTRDIAVVLVVSATVGGPVTVAMDYYRVDG, from the coding sequence GTGTCCCTCGACCCCACCCCGACCCTGCGGGCCCCGTCGCCGGTATTCCCGCCCCTCCTGCCCGACGACCCGCGCGAGGTCGGCGGCTACCGGCTGCAGGCCGTCCTCGGATCGGGCGGCATGGGCCGGGTCTACCTGGCCTACACCCCGGCCGGGCGGCCCGTGGCCCTGAAGACGGTGCGCCCGGAGTTCGCCGAGGACCGCGAGTTCCGGGCCCGGTTCGCGCACGAGGTGGCCAACGCCCGGCGCATCCACGGCCTGTACACGGCGCAGGTGATCGACGCCGGCACCGAGGACCAGGCGCCGTGGCTGGCCACCGCGTACGTGCCGGGCCCGTCCGTACACCAGGTCGTGCGCGACCACGGCCCGCTGCCGGTGCGCACCGTACTGCTGCTGATGGGTGGCATCGCGGAGGCACTGCAGGCCATCCACCGCGCCGGGGTCGTGCACCGCGACCTCAAGCCGGCCAATGTGCTGCTCGCCGCCGACGGCCCGCGCGTGATCGACTTCGGGATCGCCCGGGCGGCCGACGCCGTCGCGCTCACCGGGACCGGGCTGGTGGTCGGCTCGCCGTCGTACATCGCACCCGAACAGGTCCTCAACCGGCCCGTCACCCCGGCCGCGGATATCTTCGCCCTCGGCGCGCTGGCGGCGTTCGCGGCCGGCGGGACGCCGCCGTTCTCCGGAGGACCGGACAGCGCCGCGCTGTACCGGGTGGTGCACGAACCGCCCGACCTGCGCGCTGTGCCCCCGACCCTGCACGACCTGGTACTGCGCTGCCTGGCCAAGGACCCCGGCGCCCGCCCGTCCCCCGCCGAGATCATCGACGTGGCACGCCGGCATCCGGCGGTGGGCGGACAGCTCCGGTTCACCGAGGACTGGCTGCCGGCGTCGGTCAGCGCCGACATCACCCGACGCGCCGACCCGGCACCGCACCTGGCGACGGAGGCCGGCGGGGCGCACGGGGCGCTGGCGGGCGCGACGGTGGCGGGCGGGCCGGACCCGAGCCTGGTGGGCGCGCATTCGACAGTGGCCGGCGGGCCAGGCCGAAGCCCGGTGGACGCATCGCGCCCGCCGGTCGCCGGCGGGCCTCACCCGAGCCTGGCCGGCGGGTCGCCGCCGACCGTCGTGGACGGGGCGGCGGCACACGTGGCGCACGCGACCGCGCGGATGCCGGTGGACCGGGCCCCGGTGCGAACCCGACCCGGCCGACGGCGGCGGGGTGTCGCGTGGCGGACGGTGGTGATCGTGGCCGCGGTGACGGCCGTGCTCGGCATCGTCGGCGGGATCGTGATGATCGACCACCTGGACCGGCTGCTCGACGGGCCGGCGGCGGACAGCGCCGCCCCGCCCGCACCCACGGTCTCCGCGTCGCCCGGGGCGGGACGGGTCGCCGAAACGCCAGCCGTTCCGCGATACTCCGCCGTGTACACCGCCGTGACGCTGACCGCGCCCGACGACTCCTACGATTTCGACATTCGCACCGGCACCCTGACCCCGGCGGAGTCCACGACGTGGGCGGTGGGCCACACCAACGGCGAGTTCCTCGCCCCGGACGCCAGCGACGCCTACCTCGCCCCGGGCGGCCGGCTGACCGCCGAGGAGTGCGCCACGGCCGCCGACCAGCGTCCGGTCACCCGGCTGGGCTTCGCCGACGCGGCCCCCGGTCGGGCGTTCTGTGTCCGCTCGCGCACGACCCGGGACATCGCCGTCGTGCTGGTCGTCAGCGCGACGGTCGGTGGTCCGGTGACCGTCGCGATGGACTACTACCGCGTCGACGGCTGA